A single Streptomyces mirabilis DNA region contains:
- a CDS encoding aspartate carbamoyltransferase catalytic subunit, producing MQRHLISAADLTRDDAVLILDTAEEMARVADRPIKKLPTLRGRTVVNLFFEDSTRTRISFEAAEKRLSADVINFTAKGSSVSKGESLKDTAQTLEAMGVDAVVIRHGASGAPYRLATSGWIDAAVINAGDGTHQHPTQALLDAFTMRRRLVGRDAGIGQDLAGKRITIVGDVLHSRVARSNVDLLHTLGAEVTLVAPPTLVPVGVESWPCEISYDLDSTLSKSDAVMMLRVQRERMNAAFFPTEREYSRRYGLDGDRMAKMPEHAIVMHPGPMVRGMEITAEVADSDRCTVVEQVANGVSIRMAVLYLLLGGNEPAVTHTRTEEK from the coding sequence ATGCAGCGTCATCTCATCTCGGCCGCCGACCTCACCCGCGACGACGCCGTCCTGATCCTCGACACCGCCGAGGAGATGGCCCGGGTCGCCGACCGGCCGATCAAGAAGCTGCCGACCCTGCGCGGCCGCACCGTCGTCAATCTCTTCTTCGAGGACTCGACCCGTACCCGGATCTCCTTCGAGGCCGCCGAGAAGCGCCTCTCCGCGGACGTCATCAACTTCACCGCCAAGGGTTCCTCGGTGTCCAAGGGGGAGTCCCTGAAGGACACCGCCCAGACCCTCGAAGCCATGGGCGTCGACGCCGTCGTCATCCGGCACGGCGCCTCCGGAGCCCCGTACCGGCTCGCCACCTCCGGCTGGATCGACGCCGCCGTCATCAACGCGGGTGACGGCACCCACCAGCACCCCACGCAGGCCCTGCTCGACGCCTTCACCATGCGCCGGCGCCTGGTCGGCCGTGACGCCGGCATCGGCCAGGACCTGGCCGGCAAGCGCATCACGATCGTCGGCGACGTCCTGCACAGCCGGGTCGCCCGCTCCAACGTCGACCTGCTGCACACCCTCGGCGCCGAGGTCACCCTCGTCGCCCCGCCCACCCTGGTGCCCGTCGGCGTGGAGTCCTGGCCCTGCGAGATCTCCTACGACCTCGACAGCACCCTCTCCAAGTCCGACGCGGTGATGATGCTGCGCGTCCAGCGCGAGCGGATGAACGCGGCGTTCTTCCCGACCGAGCGCGAGTACTCGCGGCGCTACGGCCTCGACGGCGACCGCATGGCGAAGATGCCCGAGCACGCCATCGTGATGCACCCCGGCCCGATGGTCCGCGGCATGGAGATCACCGCCGAGGTCGCCGACTCCGACCGCTGCACCGTCGTCGAACAGGTCGCGAACGGCGTCTCGATCCGCATGGCCGTGCTCTACCTGCTCCTGGGCGGCAACGAGCCCGCCGTCACCCACACCCGCACCGAGGAGAAGTAA
- a CDS encoding dihydroorotase, producing the protein MSKILIRGAKVLGGEPQDVLIDGAVIEAVGTGLSDEGAEVVEADGKVLLPGLVDLHTHLREPGREDSETVLTGTRAAASGGYTAVFAMANTFPVADTAGVVEQVYRLGQEHGYCDVQPIGAVTVGLEGKKLAELGAMHESAAGVTVFSDDGKCVDDAVIMRRALEYVKAFGGVVAQHAQEPRLTEGAQMNEGVVSAELGLGGWPAVAEESIIARDVLLAEHVGSRVHICHLSTAGSVEIVRWAKSRGIDVTAEVTPHHLLLTDELVRTYNPVYKVNPPLRTERDVTALREALADGTIDIVATDHAPHPHEDKDCEWAAAAMGMVGLETALSVVQRTMVETGLLDWAGVADRMSFKPARIGQAAGHGRPVSAGEPANLTLVDTAYRGAVDPAGFASRSRNTPYEGRELPGRVTHTWLRGKATLVDGKLA; encoded by the coding sequence ATGAGCAAGATCCTGATCCGCGGTGCGAAGGTGCTCGGGGGCGAGCCGCAGGACGTGCTGATCGACGGCGCCGTCATCGAGGCGGTCGGTACCGGCCTCTCGGACGAGGGCGCCGAGGTCGTCGAGGCCGACGGCAAGGTCCTCCTGCCGGGCCTCGTCGACCTGCACACCCATCTTCGGGAGCCCGGTCGCGAGGACTCCGAGACCGTCCTGACCGGTACGCGCGCGGCGGCGAGCGGCGGCTACACCGCCGTGTTCGCCATGGCCAACACCTTCCCGGTCGCCGACACCGCCGGCGTGGTCGAGCAGGTCTACCGGCTCGGCCAGGAGCACGGCTACTGCGACGTGCAGCCCATCGGCGCCGTCACGGTCGGCTTGGAGGGCAAGAAGCTCGCCGAGCTGGGCGCGATGCACGAGTCCGCGGCCGGTGTCACCGTCTTCTCGGACGACGGCAAGTGCGTGGACGACGCGGTGATCATGCGCCGGGCCCTGGAGTACGTGAAGGCCTTCGGCGGTGTGGTCGCGCAGCACGCGCAGGAGCCCCGCCTCACCGAGGGCGCCCAGATGAACGAGGGCGTCGTCTCCGCCGAGCTGGGGCTCGGGGGCTGGCCCGCGGTGGCCGAAGAATCGATCATCGCCCGGGATGTCCTGCTCGCCGAGCACGTCGGCTCGCGCGTCCACATCTGCCACCTGTCGACCGCCGGCAGCGTGGAGATCGTGCGCTGGGCCAAGTCCCGCGGCATCGACGTCACCGCCGAGGTCACCCCGCACCACCTCCTCCTCACCGACGAGCTGGTGCGCACCTACAACCCGGTCTACAAGGTCAACCCGCCGCTGCGCACCGAGCGCGACGTGACGGCGCTGCGCGAGGCGCTCGCCGACGGCACGATCGACATCGTCGCCACCGACCACGCGCCGCACCCGCACGAGGACAAGGACTGCGAGTGGGCCGCCGCCGCCATGGGCATGGTGGGGCTCGAGACCGCGCTCTCCGTCGTCCAGCGGACGATGGTGGAGACCGGGCTCCTGGACTGGGCCGGCGTCGCCGACCGCATGTCCTTCAAGCCCGCCCGGATCGGGCAGGCCGCGGGCCACGGCCGTCCCGTCTCGGCAGGTGAGCCCGCCAACCTCACGCTCGTCGACACGGCATACCGTGGGGCCGTGGACCCCGCGGGCTTCGCCTCGCGCAGCCGCAACACCCCCTACGAGGGCCGTGAGCTGCCGGGCCGGGTCACGCACACCTGGCTGCGGGGCAAGGCCACCCTCGTCGACGGGAAGCTCGCGTGA
- a CDS encoding M24 family metallopeptidase — MSEVYAARRERLRERCAAGGSATALVTRPANVRYLAGAAPRGAVLLLGRSEDLLLCGAPPSGEAGEGRPDEALRVQVLPRGGGDAAVAAADAAIAQGADSLAVEEHHLTVTRHRAIGSVAPQLRLADLGGAVEQLRVIKDEEEISCLRIGAEIADQALGELLESILVGRTERHLALELERRLVDHGADGPAFATSVGTGPNSGRRGHRPTDRRVEEGDFLSVCLGATYRGYRCEIGRTFVIGTSPADWQIDLYDLVFAAQRAGREALVPGAAYRDVDRAARQVLGSAGHTEGLPPLTGHGVGLEIDEDPQLAPAAMGKLDTCVPVTVEPGVHLPGRGGVRIDDTLVVRPEADGGPELLTITTKELLAL, encoded by the coding sequence ATGTCAGAGGTGTACGCGGCGCGACGCGAGCGGCTTCGGGAGCGCTGTGCGGCGGGCGGCAGCGCGACGGCGCTCGTCACCCGCCCGGCCAACGTGAGGTACCTCGCGGGCGCGGCCCCGCGCGGTGCCGTCCTCCTGCTGGGCAGGAGTGAGGACCTGCTGCTCTGCGGCGCTCCGCCGAGCGGCGAGGCCGGCGAGGGACGTCCCGACGAGGCGCTGCGCGTGCAGGTGCTGCCGCGCGGCGGGGGCGACGCGGCGGTGGCCGCCGCCGACGCCGCCATCGCCCAGGGCGCCGACTCCCTGGCGGTCGAGGAGCACCACCTCACCGTGACCCGGCACCGGGCCATCGGCTCGGTGGCACCCCAGCTGCGCCTGGCCGACCTGGGCGGTGCGGTGGAGCAGCTGCGGGTGATCAAGGACGAGGAGGAGATCTCCTGTCTGCGGATCGGCGCCGAGATCGCCGACCAGGCGCTCGGGGAGCTCCTCGAATCGATCCTCGTCGGCCGCACCGAGCGGCATCTCGCCCTGGAGCTGGAGCGCCGGCTCGTCGACCACGGCGCCGACGGCCCCGCTTTTGCGACCTCCGTCGGCACCGGCCCGAACTCCGGGCGGCGCGGGCACCGGCCCACCGACCGGCGGGTCGAGGAGGGAGATTTCCTTTCCGTCTGCCTCGGCGCGACCTACCGCGGCTACCGCTGCGAAATCGGCCGTACCTTTGTGATCGGTACCTCGCCCGCCGACTGGCAGATCGACCTGTACGACCTCGTCTTCGCCGCCCAGCGGGCCGGACGCGAGGCGCTGGTACCCGGCGCCGCCTACCGTGACGTGGACCGGGCCGCACGCCAGGTGCTCGGCTCCGCGGGCCACACGGAGGGCCTTCCTCCGCTGACCGGGCACGGTGTGGGGCTCGAAATCGACGAGGACCCGCAGCTCGCCCCCGCGGCCATGGGTAAACTGGACACTTGCGTGCCGGTCACCGTCGAACCGGGGGTCCACCTCCCGGGCCGGGGCGGTGTCAGGATCGATGACACGCTCGTCGTACGCCCCGAGGCGGACGGCGGACCCGAGCTACTCACCATCACGACCAAGGAACTGCTCGCGCTCTAG
- the carA gene encoding glutamine-hydrolyzing carbamoyl-phosphate synthase small subunit has product MTTSNQGAASHRHKAAPAVLVLEDGRTFRGRAYGAVGVTFGEAVFSTGMTGYQETLTDPSYHRQVVVMTAPHVGNTGVNDEDPESKRIWVSGYVVRDPARVPSNWRARRPLDEELRSQGVVGISGVDTRALTRHLRERGAMRVGIFSGNALPDEGTMLAEVRQAPEMKGANLAAEVATKETYVVPAIGEKKFTVAAVDLGIKGMTPHRMAERGIEVHVLPATATAEDVYAVNPDGVFFSNGPGDPATADGPVAVMQEVLARKTPLFGICFGNQILGRALGFGTYKLKYGHRGINQPVQDRTTGKVEVTAHNHGFAVDAPLDKVSETPYGRAEVSHVCLNDQVVEGLHLLDQPAFSVQYHPEAAAGPHDAAYLFDRFVSLMEGQRA; this is encoded by the coding sequence ATGACGACCTCCAACCAGGGAGCCGCCTCGCATAGGCACAAGGCAGCTCCCGCCGTACTCGTCCTGGAGGACGGCCGGACCTTCCGTGGCCGCGCCTACGGGGCCGTGGGGGTGACCTTCGGCGAGGCCGTGTTCTCCACCGGGATGACCGGCTACCAGGAGACCCTCACCGACCCGTCGTACCACCGCCAGGTCGTCGTCATGACCGCCCCGCACGTCGGCAACACCGGCGTCAACGACGAGGACCCCGAGTCGAAGCGGATCTGGGTCTCCGGATACGTCGTACGCGACCCCGCGCGCGTGCCCTCCAACTGGCGCGCCCGGCGCCCGCTGGACGAGGAACTGCGCAGCCAGGGCGTCGTCGGCATCAGCGGTGTCGACACCCGCGCCCTCACCCGTCATCTGCGTGAGCGCGGCGCCATGCGCGTCGGCATCTTCTCCGGCAACGCGCTGCCCGACGAGGGCACCATGCTCGCCGAGGTGCGCCAGGCGCCCGAGATGAAGGGTGCGAACCTCGCCGCCGAGGTCGCCACCAAGGAGACGTACGTCGTCCCCGCCATCGGCGAGAAGAAGTTCACCGTCGCCGCCGTCGACCTGGGCATCAAGGGCATGACCCCGCACCGCATGGCCGAGCGCGGCATCGAGGTGCACGTGCTGCCCGCCACGGCCACGGCCGAGGACGTGTACGCCGTGAACCCCGACGGGGTCTTCTTCTCCAACGGCCCCGGTGACCCCGCCACCGCGGACGGCCCCGTCGCCGTCATGCAGGAGGTCCTCGCCCGCAAGACCCCGCTCTTCGGCATCTGCTTCGGCAACCAGATCCTCGGCCGCGCCCTCGGCTTCGGCACCTACAAGCTGAAGTACGGCCACCGCGGAATCAACCAGCCGGTGCAGGACCGCACGACCGGCAAGGTCGAGGTCACCGCGCACAACCACGGCTTCGCCGTCGACGCGCCGCTCGACAAGGTCTCCGAGACCCCCTACGGCCGCGCCGAGGTCTCCCACGTCTGCCTGAACGACCAGGTCGTCGAGGGGCTCCACCTCCTCGACCAGCCGGCCTTCAGCGTCCAGTACCACCCCGAAGCGGCAGCCGGCCCGCACGACGCCGCCTACCTGTTCGACCGCTTCGTATCCCTGATGGAGGGCCAGCGTGCCTAA
- the carB gene encoding carbamoyl-phosphate synthase large subunit, with amino-acid sequence MPKRTDIQSVLVIGSGPIVIGQAAEFDYSGTQACRILRAEGLRVILVNSNPATIMTDPEIADATYVEPITPEFVEKIIAKERPDVLLPTLGGQTALNTAISMHEQGVLAKYGVELIGANVEAINKGEDRDLFKGVVEAVRAKIGHGESARSVICHSMDDVLKGVDTLGGYPVVVRPSFTMGGAGSGFAHDEEELRRIAGQGLTLSPTTEVLLEESILGWKEYELELMRDKNDNVVVVCSIENFDPMGVHTGDSITVAPAMTLTDREYQRLRDIGIAIIREVGVDTGGCNIQFAVNPDDGRIIVIEMNPRVSRSSALASKATGFPIAKIAAKLAVGYTLDEIPNDITEKTPASFEPTLDYVVVKAPRFAFEKFPSADSTLTTTMKSVGEAMAIGRNFTEALQKALRSLEKKGSQFTFVGEPGDKALLLEEAVRPTDGRINSVMQAIRAGATPEEVFESTKIDPWFVDQLFLIKEIADELAAADKLDPELLAEAKRHGFSDAQVAEIRGLREDVVREVRHALGVRPVYKTVDTCAAEFAAKTPYFYSSYDEETEVAPREKPAVIILGSGPNRIGQGIEFDYSCVHASFALSEAGYETVMVNCNPETVSTDYDTSDRLYFEPLTLEDVLEIVHAESLAGPIAGVIVQLGGQTPLGLAQALKDNGVPVVGTPPEAIHAAEDRGAFGRVLAEAGLPAPKHGTATTFAEAKAIADEIGYPVLVRPSYVLGGRGMEIVYDETRLSSYIAESTEISPSRPVLVDRFLDDAIEIDVDALYDGEELYLGGVMEHIEEAGIHSGDSACALPPITLGGFDIKRLRASTEAIAKGVGVRGLINIQFAMAGDILYVLEANPRASRTVPFTSKATAVPLAKAAARISLGATVAELRAEGLLPAHGDGGELPLDAPISVKEAVMPWSRFRDIHGRGVDTVLGPEMRSTGEVMGIDSVFGTAYAKSQAGAYGPLPTKGRAFISVANRDKRSMIFPARELVAHGFELLATSGTAEVLKRNGINATVVRKQSEGTGPNGERTIVQLIHDGEVDLIVNTPYGTGGRLDGYEIRTAAVARSVPCLTTVQALAAAVQGIDALNHGDVGVRSLQEHAEHLTAARD; translated from the coding sequence GTGCCTAAGCGCACCGATATCCAGTCCGTCCTGGTCATCGGCTCCGGCCCGATCGTCATCGGCCAGGCCGCCGAGTTCGACTACTCCGGCACCCAGGCGTGCCGCATCCTGCGTGCCGAGGGCCTGAGGGTCATCCTCGTCAACTCCAACCCGGCGACGATCATGACGGACCCGGAGATCGCAGACGCCACCTACGTCGAGCCGATCACCCCCGAGTTCGTCGAGAAGATCATCGCCAAGGAGCGCCCGGACGTCCTGCTGCCGACGCTCGGCGGCCAGACGGCGCTCAACACCGCGATCTCCATGCACGAGCAGGGTGTCCTGGCGAAGTACGGCGTCGAGCTCATCGGCGCCAACGTCGAGGCGATCAACAAGGGCGAGGACCGCGACCTCTTCAAGGGCGTCGTCGAGGCCGTCCGCGCGAAGATCGGCCACGGCGAGTCCGCCCGGTCCGTCATCTGCCACTCCATGGACGACGTCCTCAAGGGCGTCGACACGCTCGGCGGCTACCCCGTCGTCGTCCGCCCCTCCTTCACCATGGGCGGCGCCGGCTCCGGCTTCGCGCACGACGAGGAGGAGCTGCGCCGCATCGCCGGCCAGGGCCTGACGCTCTCCCCGACCACCGAGGTGCTCCTGGAGGAGTCCATCCTCGGCTGGAAGGAGTACGAGCTGGAGCTGATGCGCGACAAGAACGACAACGTCGTGGTCGTCTGCTCCATCGAGAACTTCGACCCGATGGGCGTCCACACCGGCGACTCCATCACCGTCGCCCCGGCGATGACGCTGACCGACCGGGAGTACCAGCGGCTGCGCGACATCGGCATCGCGATCATCCGCGAGGTCGGCGTCGACACCGGCGGCTGCAACATCCAGTTCGCGGTGAACCCCGACGACGGCCGCATCATCGTCATCGAGATGAACCCGCGCGTGTCGCGCTCCTCGGCGCTCGCCTCCAAGGCGACCGGCTTCCCGATCGCCAAGATCGCCGCGAAGCTCGCCGTCGGCTACACGCTCGACGAGATCCCGAACGACATCACGGAGAAGACCCCGGCGTCCTTCGAGCCGACGCTCGACTACGTGGTCGTGAAGGCCCCGCGCTTCGCCTTCGAGAAGTTCCCGTCCGCCGACTCCACCCTGACGACCACCATGAAGTCGGTCGGCGAGGCCATGGCGATCGGCCGCAACTTCACCGAGGCGCTGCAGAAGGCGCTGCGGTCGCTGGAGAAGAAGGGCAGCCAGTTCACGTTCGTCGGCGAGCCCGGTGACAAGGCCCTTCTCCTGGAAGAGGCCGTGCGGCCCACCGACGGCCGGATCAACTCCGTCATGCAGGCCATCCGCGCGGGCGCCACGCCCGAGGAGGTCTTCGAGTCGACGAAGATCGACCCGTGGTTCGTCGACCAGCTCTTCCTGATCAAGGAGATCGCGGACGAGCTGGCAGCCGCCGACAAGCTCGACCCCGAGCTGCTCGCCGAGGCCAAGCGGCACGGCTTCTCCGACGCCCAGGTCGCCGAGATCCGCGGGCTGCGCGAGGACGTCGTGCGCGAGGTGCGGCACGCGCTGGGTGTGCGCCCGGTGTACAAGACGGTCGACACCTGCGCTGCCGAGTTCGCGGCGAAGACCCCGTACTTCTACTCCTCGTACGACGAGGAGACGGAGGTCGCGCCGCGCGAGAAGCCCGCGGTGATCATCCTGGGCTCCGGCCCGAACCGCATCGGCCAGGGCATCGAGTTCGACTACTCCTGCGTCCACGCCTCCTTCGCGCTCAGCGAGGCGGGCTACGAGACCGTGATGGTCAACTGCAACCCCGAGACCGTCTCCACGGACTACGACACCTCCGACCGCCTGTACTTCGAGCCGCTGACGCTCGAGGACGTGCTGGAGATCGTCCACGCGGAGTCGCTGGCCGGCCCGATCGCCGGTGTCATCGTCCAGCTCGGCGGCCAGACCCCGCTGGGCCTGGCCCAGGCGCTCAAGGACAACGGGGTGCCGGTCGTCGGTACGCCCCCCGAGGCGATCCACGCCGCCGAGGACCGCGGCGCCTTCGGACGCGTCCTCGCGGAGGCCGGTCTCCCGGCCCCCAAGCACGGCACCGCCACCACCTTCGCCGAGGCCAAGGCCATCGCGGACGAGATCGGCTACCCCGTCCTCGTACGGCCGTCGTACGTCCTCGGCGGGCGCGGCATGGAGATCGTGTACGACGAGACCCGGCTGTCGTCCTACATCGCCGAGTCGACCGAGATCAGCCCCTCCCGTCCGGTTCTCGTCGACCGCTTCCTCGACGACGCGATCGAGATCGACGTGGACGCGCTGTACGACGGCGAGGAGCTGTACCTCGGCGGCGTCATGGAACACATCGAGGAGGCCGGCATCCACTCCGGCGACTCCGCGTGCGCGCTGCCGCCGATCACGCTGGGCGGCTTCGACATCAAGCGTCTGCGGGCCTCCACCGAGGCCATCGCGAAGGGTGTCGGGGTCCGTGGCCTGATCAACATCCAGTTCGCGATGGCGGGCGACATCCTGTACGTCCTCGAAGCCAACCCGCGCGCCTCGCGCACGGTCCCCTTCACCTCGAAGGCGACCGCGGTGCCGCTGGCGAAGGCCGCCGCCCGGATCTCGCTGGGCGCGACCGTCGCCGAGCTGCGGGCGGAGGGGCTGCTCCCCGCGCACGGTGACGGCGGTGAGCTGCCGCTCGACGCGCCGATCTCCGTCAAGGAGGCCGTCATGCCGTGGTCGCGCTTCCGCGACATCCACGGGCGCGGCGTCGACACCGTCCTCGGCCCGGAGATGCGCTCCACCGGTGAGGTCATGGGCATCGACTCCGTCTTCGGCACGGCGTACGCCAAGTCCCAGGCGGGCGCCTACGGTCCGCTGCCGACCAAGGGCCGTGCCTTCATCTCGGTCGCCAACCGCGACAAGCGCTCGATGATCTTCCCGGCGCGCGAGCTGGTCGCGCACGGCTTCGAGCTGCTGGCCACCTCCGGCACGGCCGAGGTGCTCAAGCGCAACGGCATCAACGCGACGGTCGTGCGCAAGCAGTCCGAGGGCACAGGACCGAACGGCGAGCGGACCATCGTCCAGCTGATCCACGACGGCGAGGTCGACCTCATCGTCAACACGCCGTACGGCACCGGTGGCCGCCTCGACGGCTACGAGATCCGTACGGCCGCGGTGGCACGCTCCGTGCCGTGCCTGACGACCGTCCAGGCGCTCGCCGCCGCCGTCCAGGGCATCGACGCGCTCAACCACGGCGACGTGGGCGTCCGCTCACTCCAGGAACACGCCGAACATCTGACAGCGGCCCGCGACTAG
- the nusB gene encoding transcription antitermination factor NusB yields MAARNTARKRAFQILFEGDQRGVDVLTVLADWIRHSRTDTRQPPVSEYTMELVEGYATKAKRIDELIATYAVDWTLDRMPVVDRNILRLGAYELIWVDGTPDAVVLDEAVQLAKEFSTDESPSFVNGLLGRLKDLKPSLRRDEA; encoded by the coding sequence GTGGCTGCCCGCAACACGGCCCGCAAGCGCGCCTTCCAGATCCTCTTCGAGGGCGACCAGCGCGGCGTGGACGTCCTGACGGTCCTCGCGGACTGGATCCGGCACTCCCGGACCGACACCCGGCAGCCGCCGGTCAGCGAGTACACGATGGAGCTGGTCGAGGGCTACGCCACCAAGGCGAAGCGGATCGACGAGCTCATCGCGACATACGCCGTCGACTGGACGCTGGACAGGATGCCGGTCGTCGACCGCAACATCCTGCGCCTCGGCGCCTACGAGCTGATCTGGGTCGACGGGACCCCCGACGCCGTGGTCCTCGACGAGGCGGTGCAGTTGGCCAAGGAGTTCTCCACGGACGAGTCGCCCTCGTTCGTGAACGGCCTGCTGGGCCGGCTGAAGGACCTGAAGCCGTCGCTGCGCCGCGACGAGGCCTAG
- the pyrR gene encoding bifunctional pyr operon transcriptional regulator/uracil phosphoribosyltransferase PyrR, with the protein MDTEQDKQQYEADARPVLEAPDIARVLTRIAHEIVERAKGADDVVLLGIPTRGVFLARRLADKLEEITERKIPVGSLDITMYRDDLRMHPPRALARTEIPGDGIDGRLVVLVDDVLFSGRTIRAALDALNDIGRPRAVQLAVLVDRGHRELPIRADYVGKNLPTSLRETVKVQLAEEDGRDTVLLGAKRTSPDTQQ; encoded by the coding sequence ATGGACACCGAGCAGGACAAACAGCAGTACGAAGCCGATGCACGGCCCGTTCTGGAAGCCCCCGACATCGCGCGGGTGCTGACCCGCATCGCCCACGAGATCGTCGAACGCGCCAAGGGCGCCGACGACGTGGTGCTCCTCGGCATTCCGACCCGGGGCGTCTTCCTGGCCCGCAGACTGGCCGACAAGCTCGAAGAGATCACCGAGCGCAAGATCCCGGTGGGCTCGCTCGACATCACCATGTACCGCGACGACCTGCGCATGCACCCGCCGCGTGCGCTGGCCCGCACCGAGATCCCCGGTGACGGCATCGACGGCCGCCTCGTCGTCCTCGTCGACGACGTGCTCTTCTCCGGCCGCACCATCCGCGCCGCGCTCGACGCGCTGAACGACATCGGCCGCCCGCGCGCCGTGCAGCTCGCGGTCCTCGTCGACCGCGGTCACCGCGAATTGCCCATCCGCGCCGACTACGTCGGCAAGAACCTCCCCACGTCGTTGCGGGAGACGGTCAAGGTCCAGCTCGCCGAGGAGGACGGTCGCGACACCGTGCTGCTCGGTGCGAAGCGGACCTCCCCGGACACGCAGCAGTAG
- the bldD gene encoding transcriptional regulator BldD: MSSEYAKQLGAKLRAIRTQQGLSLHGVEEKSQGRWKAVVVGSYERGDRAVTVQRLAELADFYGVPVQELLPGTTPGGAAEPPPKLVLDLERLAHVPAEKAGPLQRYAATIQSQRGDYNGKVLSIRQDDLRTLAVIYDQSPSVLTEQLISWGVLDADARRAVSHDEG; this comes from the coding sequence ATGTCCAGCGAATACGCCAAACAGCTCGGGGCCAAGCTCCGGGCCATCCGCACCCAGCAGGGCCTTTCCCTCCACGGAGTCGAGGAGAAGTCACAGGGACGCTGGAAGGCGGTCGTGGTCGGGTCGTACGAGCGCGGCGACCGCGCCGTCACCGTGCAGCGTCTCGCCGAACTGGCGGATTTCTACGGGGTTCCCGTACAGGAGCTGCTGCCCGGCACCACTCCTGGCGGGGCCGCCGAGCCGCCGCCGAAGCTCGTCCTCGACCTGGAGCGGCTGGCCCACGTGCCGGCCGAGAAGGCGGGTCCTCTGCAGCGTTACGCCGCGACGATCCAGTCCCAGCGCGGTGACTACAACGGCAAGGTGCTGTCGATCCGACAGGACGACCTGCGCACCCTCGCCGTCATCTACGACCAGTCGCCCTCGGTCCTCACCGAGCAGCTGATCAGCTGGGGCGTGCTGGACGCGGACGCGCGCCGCGCCGTCTCCCACGACGAGGGCTGA
- the efp gene encoding elongation factor P, with translation MASTNDLKNGLVLKLDGGQLWSVVEFQHVKPGKGPAFVRTKLKNVLSGKVVDKTFNAGVKVETATIDKRDMQFSYMDGEYFVFMDMDTYDQLMVDRKSVGDAANFLIEGFTATVAQHEGEVLFVELPAAVELVIQETEPGVQGDRSTGGTKPATLETGHQIQVPLFITTGEKIKVDTRTSDYLGRVNS, from the coding sequence GTGGCTTCCACGAACGACCTCAAGAACGGCCTGGTGCTCAAGCTCGACGGAGGCCAGCTCTGGTCCGTCGTCGAGTTCCAGCACGTCAAGCCCGGCAAGGGCCCGGCCTTCGTGCGCACCAAGCTGAAGAACGTGCTCTCCGGCAAGGTCGTCGACAAGACGTTCAACGCCGGCGTCAAGGTCGAGACGGCCACGATCGACAAGCGCGACATGCAGTTCTCGTACATGGACGGCGAATACTTCGTCTTCATGGACATGGACACGTACGACCAGCTCATGGTCGACCGCAAGTCCGTCGGCGACGCCGCCAACTTCCTGATCGAGGGCTTCACCGCCACCGTCGCACAGCACGAGGGCGAGGTGCTCTTCGTCGAGCTGCCGGCCGCCGTCGAGCTCGTCATCCAGGAGACCGAGCCGGGTGTCCAGGGCGACCGCTCCACCGGTGGCACCAAGCCCGCCACCCTGGAGACCGGTCACCAGATCCAGGTGCCGCTCTTCATCACCACCGGTGAGAAGATCAAGGTCGACACCCGCACGAGCGACTACCTCGGCCGGGTGAACAGCTAA